A genomic segment from Sulfitobacter mediterraneus encodes:
- a CDS encoding hemerythrin domain-containing protein, whose translation MRLNPSQRGDWLSPAEMARLGSPLDLINEDHYRLRHICAVLDRLSGKPSREPVDLEQTRGFLRMELSAHIADEEEDLFPMLRKRCEPEDQVERTLDRLSKDHSDHLRGAKYCLAILDGLRSRRPELTMDERAVLRGFADKKRRHLILENAILLPLARARLMTTDLRQMLEHMLDRRGLPGGGYHAG comes from the coding sequence ATGCGCCTCAATCCTTCCCAAAGGGGAGACTGGCTCAGCCCGGCTGAAATGGCGCGGCTTGGCAGTCCGCTCGACCTGATCAATGAAGATCACTACCGGCTACGGCACATTTGTGCCGTGCTGGACCGCTTGTCCGGCAAGCCCTCGCGGGAACCAGTGGATCTGGAACAAACCCGCGGGTTTCTGCGGATGGAGCTTTCGGCCCATATTGCTGACGAAGAAGAAGACCTGTTTCCGATGCTGCGCAAAAGATGTGAACCTGAAGATCAGGTGGAGCGGACGCTGGACCGGCTGAGCAAAGACCATTCAGACCATTTGAGGGGGGCCAAATACTGTCTCGCCATTCTGGATGGCCTGCGCTCCCGACGGCCTGAGCTGACAATGGATGAGCGGGCTGTGCTGCGCGGCTTTGCAGACAAGAAGCGCCGCCATCTGATCCTGGAAAACGCGATTCTGCTGCCGCTGGCACGGGCGCGATTGATGACAACCGATCTGCGCCAGATGCTTGAGCATATGCTGGATCGGCGCGGCTTGCCCGGAGGAGGGTATCATGCGGGTTGA